From a single Adhaeribacter swui genomic region:
- a CDS encoding dicarboxylate/amino acid:cation symporter translates to MRNSRFVVLILISLAVALGLSLLNEYGHLQISPVILQVVRWVVIAMLVFYAFRKRSLTTWILVSMAIGAEIGYDFPTFAQNLNVLSKIFLKLVKTIIAPLLFGTLVVGIAGHSNLKQVGSMGIKALIYFEVVTTLALFIGLIAINISKAGEGIQLKAPVTEEITKPAAQSVSDIILHIFPENIAKSVAEGDVLQIVVFSILFGIALAMLSEAKRRPMLDFAESLSETMFKFTNIIMLFAPVAVGAAIAYTVGHMGFGILVNLFKLLATLYVSLAAFVLLVLLPVAYFFRIPVKKFVAAIAEPVSIAFATTSSEAALPRAMEAMERIGVPRKIIAFVMPMGYSFNLDGTTLYLSLASIFVAQAAGIDMPWEQQLLMVFTLMLTSKGVAGVPRASLVILLGTAASFNLPIEPIFIILGIDELMDMARTAVNVTGNCLASAVIARWEGEFQDNPTPEQVLVEEI, encoded by the coding sequence ATGCGCAACTCCCGCTTTGTAGTACTCATACTAATTTCCCTTGCCGTTGCTTTAGGCCTTTCTTTGTTAAACGAATATGGCCATCTGCAAATCTCTCCGGTTATTTTACAGGTTGTCCGGTGGGTAGTAATTGCCATGCTGGTATTTTATGCTTTTCGCAAACGTTCGCTTACCACCTGGATTTTGGTGAGTATGGCCATTGGCGCCGAAATAGGTTACGATTTTCCCACATTCGCCCAAAACTTAAACGTATTAAGCAAAATTTTCTTAAAACTGGTAAAAACCATTATTGCCCCTTTGCTTTTTGGTACGCTGGTGGTGGGTATTGCGGGGCACTCCAACTTAAAACAAGTAGGCAGCATGGGTATTAAAGCCCTGATTTACTTTGAAGTAGTTACTACCCTGGCCTTGTTTATTGGCTTAATTGCGATAAATATTAGTAAGGCCGGCGAAGGCATTCAGTTAAAAGCCCCCGTTACCGAAGAAATAACAAAACCGGCAGCACAGTCGGTATCGGATATTATTCTGCACATTTTCCCGGAAAACATTGCTAAATCGGTAGCCGAGGGCGATGTTTTACAGATTGTTGTGTTCAGTATTTTGTTTGGTATTGCGCTGGCGATGCTTAGCGAGGCCAAACGCCGCCCCATGCTGGATTTTGCCGAAAGTCTTTCGGAAACCATGTTTAAGTTCACCAACATTATTATGCTATTTGCCCCTGTTGCCGTAGGTGCCGCTATTGCTTACACTGTGGGCCACATGGGCTTTGGTATATTGGTAAACTTATTTAAGCTGCTCGCTACACTTTATGTATCGTTGGCGGCTTTTGTATTGTTAGTGCTCCTGCCGGTAGCCTACTTTTTCCGGATTCCGGTTAAAAAATTTGTTGCTGCCATTGCCGAACCGGTTTCCATTGCGTTTGCTACCACCAGTTCCGAGGCAGCCTTGCCCCGGGCCATGGAAGCCATGGAGCGTATTGGCGTACCCCGCAAAATTATTGCTTTTGTTATGCCTATGGGTTATTCTTTTAACCTTGATGGCACTACCTTGTACTTATCGCTGGCTTCTATTTTTGTGGCGCAGGCCGCCGGTATTGATATGCCCTGGGAGCAGCAATTACTTATGGTGTTTACTTTAATGCTTACCAGCAAGGGAGTGGCCGGCGTGCCGCGGGCTTCTTTGGTAATATTATTGGGTACTGCCGCATCGTTTAATTTACCCATTGAGCCTATTTTTATTATTTTGGGCATCGACGAATTAATGGATATGGCCCGCACTGCGGTGAATGTAACGGGCAATTGCCTGGCATCGGCAGTTATTGCCCGTTGGGAAGGCGAGTTCCAGGATAATCCTACGCCGGAACAGGTATTGGTAGAAGAAATTTAA
- a CDS encoding dipeptide epimerase, with amino-acid sequence MLNWHLETKELHLRYTWKIARNAADSKTNLFVRVVDGACQGLGEAAPNSRYHETPELLVQQFKSLVQNGLAQVNSMAAMQDFLKFYPVANALRFAIESAYVHLLCQQQNISVSQFLGLKFTAKVPTMYTLPIMAPGLISDFVQLNNLNRFQVLKIKVNQPDALALVQATAAVSRRPFVIDGNEAWENPEEVVAFMRQLKDLPVLFIEQPLPASKVEEYRYLKKNSPLPVFADESVTDKPDFLVLRDQFHGVNMKLMKAGGYINGLRILQETQKHGLQPMIGCMVESSLGIWSAMQLCAGIRYADLDGFLILKDEPLGLVREQDGELIF; translated from the coding sequence ATGCTAAACTGGCACCTCGAAACCAAGGAATTGCACTTGCGCTATACCTGGAAAATTGCCCGGAATGCAGCGGATAGTAAGACAAACTTATTTGTACGGGTGGTAGACGGTGCGTGCCAAGGGCTGGGCGAAGCTGCACCGAATAGCCGCTACCACGAGACGCCTGAATTATTGGTGCAGCAGTTTAAAAGCTTAGTTCAAAATGGCCTGGCGCAGGTAAACTCAATGGCTGCGATGCAGGATTTTTTAAAATTTTACCCGGTGGCTAATGCTTTACGTTTTGCTATCGAGTCGGCGTACGTGCATTTGCTTTGCCAGCAGCAAAACATTTCGGTGAGCCAGTTTTTGGGCCTGAAATTTACTGCCAAAGTGCCCACGATGTATACGTTGCCCATTATGGCGCCCGGGTTAATCTCTGATTTTGTACAGTTGAACAATTTAAACCGGTTTCAGGTATTAAAAATAAAAGTAAACCAACCCGATGCTTTGGCCTTGGTACAAGCTACCGCTGCAGTTAGCCGGCGGCCCTTTGTTATTGATGGCAACGAAGCCTGGGAAAACCCGGAGGAAGTAGTGGCCTTTATGCGCCAGTTAAAAGATTTGCCCGTTTTATTTATAGAACAACCCTTGCCCGCCAGTAAAGTTGAAGAATACCGGTATTTAAAAAAGAACAGCCCGCTGCCTGTATTTGCCGATGAATCAGTAACGGATAAACCGGATTTCTTAGTGCTGCGCGATCAGTTTCACGGCGTTAACATGAAGTTAATGAAAGCCGGCGGCTATATAAACGGTTTACGCATTTTGCAGGAAACGCAAAAACATGGTTTGCAGCCCATGATTGGCTGTATGGTAGAATCTTCATTAGGTATTTGGTCAGCAATGCAGTTGTGTGCCGGTATCCGGTACGCCGACCTGGATGGATTCTTAATTTTAAAAGATGAGCCTCTGGGCTTAGTCCGGGAACAAGACGGGGAACTGATTTTTTAA
- a CDS encoding YceI family protein: MKKFFLSAAVVASLFVAQVSSAQTLASVTPKAKKVAVAATTYKVETAQSNLEWNGKKVTGEHTGNISISKGDILVNGNKIVGGNVVIDMNSITNKDITEDEYKQKLLGHLKSDDFFSAEKHPTGTFKITSVTPIKGAQAGAANYTVKGNLTLKGITKPISFPATVNVKDGVASATGTATLDRTQWDIKYNSKSFFPNIADKAIYDDFTVKFNLVAKK, encoded by the coding sequence ATGAAAAAGTTTTTTTTATCGGCTGCTGTTGTAGCCAGCTTATTTGTTGCTCAAGTTAGTTCCGCGCAAACTTTGGCCTCTGTCACCCCTAAAGCTAAAAAAGTAGCTGTGGCTGCTACTACCTATAAAGTAGAAACTGCACAAAGCAACCTGGAGTGGAATGGCAAAAAAGTGACTGGCGAACATACCGGTAACATCTCTATCTCTAAAGGCGATATTTTAGTAAACGGTAATAAAATTGTGGGCGGTAATGTAGTGATTGATATGAACTCGATTACCAACAAAGACATTACCGAGGATGAATACAAACAAAAATTACTGGGACATTTAAAGTCCGATGATTTCTTCTCGGCAGAGAAACACCCAACCGGTACTTTCAAAATTACCAGTGTAACTCCCATTAAAGGTGCCCAAGCTGGTGCGGCTAATTACACCGTAAAAGGCAATTTAACTTTAAAAGGAATTACCAAACCTATTTCTTTCCCGGCTACCGTTAATGTAAAAGATGGGGTTGCTTCGGCTACCGGTACCGCTACTTTAGACCGTACCCAGTGGGACATTAAATACAACTCTAAGAGCTTCTTCCCGAATATTGCGGACAAGGCTATTTACGACGACTTTACCGTTAAATTTAATTTAGTAGCTAAAAAGTAA
- a CDS encoding SDR family oxidoreductase, translating to MTKLQNKVAVVTGGNSGIGLATAQEFINQGAKVVITGRNQATLDETVQQLGSNAVGIRSDAANINDIDKLVEQVKATYDKVDVLFVNAGVAMQEPVGQITEETFDTVADINFKGAVFTTEKFIPILNDGASIIHMTSVSAFTYAQGTSIYSASKAALTAYSKTAALELAGRKIRVNTVAPAMTETPIIYQGQFASDEIHSFIRSRMPFKRYGQPAEVAKLVTFLASDDASFISGAEYTIDSGASVNAPLRS from the coding sequence ATGACCAAATTACAAAACAAAGTAGCCGTAGTAACCGGCGGAAATTCCGGAATCGGGCTGGCAACCGCGCAAGAGTTTATCAATCAAGGCGCCAAAGTGGTGATAACCGGCCGCAACCAGGCAACCCTCGATGAAACTGTTCAGCAATTAGGCAGTAATGCTGTTGGCATTCGATCGGATGCGGCCAATATAAATGATATAGATAAGCTGGTGGAGCAGGTAAAAGCTACTTACGACAAGGTAGATGTGCTTTTTGTTAACGCCGGGGTGGCCATGCAAGAACCAGTAGGGCAAATTACCGAAGAAACCTTCGATACCGTGGCGGACATAAATTTTAAAGGCGCGGTTTTTACCACCGAAAAGTTTATTCCTATCCTGAACGATGGGGCGTCCATTATTCACATGACCTCTGTGAGTGCGTTTACCTATGCCCAGGGAACATCTATTTATTCGGCCAGCAAAGCGGCTCTTACGGCGTACAGCAAAACCGCAGCGCTGGAGTTGGCCGGTAGAAAAATCAGGGTTAACACCGTGGCTCCGGCCATGACCGAAACCCCAATCATTTACCAAGGACAATTCGCTAGCGACGAGATTCACTCGTTTATCCGCAGCCGCATGCCATTTAAACGCTACGGCCAACCCGCAGAAGTAGCCAAACTGGTAACTTTTCTGGCATCCGATGATGCTTCCTTTATTTCCGGCGCCGAGTACACCATCGATAGTGGCGCTTCGGTAAACGCCCCGTTGCGGAGCTAA
- a CDS encoding MarR family winged helix-turn-helix transcriptional regulator, which produces MKIEEEIKQRTFKDVYQKVYINLIFTAGWLQEQQAVVFKKYNITLPQFNILRILRGQYPKPATVNLLIERMLDKTSNASRIVDKLEAKELVTRHQCPNDRRTVDILITDKGLALLQQIDEAEGTQIKGLQNISAAEAEELSRLLDKIRD; this is translated from the coding sequence ATGAAAATAGAAGAAGAAATTAAGCAACGTACTTTTAAAGATGTGTATCAAAAAGTATACATCAACCTGATTTTTACGGCGGGTTGGTTGCAGGAGCAGCAAGCGGTGGTTTTTAAAAAATATAATATTACGCTGCCGCAGTTTAATATTCTGCGCATTTTACGGGGGCAGTATCCCAAACCGGCTACGGTAAACTTACTCATCGAGCGCATGCTCGATAAAACATCCAATGCTTCGCGCATTGTAGATAAACTGGAGGCGAAAGAACTGGTAACCCGGCACCAGTGTCCCAACGACCGCCGCACAGTAGATATCTTAATAACTGACAAAGGCTTGGCCTTACTGCAGCAAATTGACGAGGCCGAGGGTACGCAGATTAAAGGTTTGCAAAACATATCGGCGGCCGAAGCCGAGGAGCTCAGTCGCTTACTGGATAAAATCCGGGATTAA